A window of Halopelagius inordinatus genomic DNA:
CTACCTCTACCGCCGCGGATTCGACGTTTACGAGATAAACACCATCCTTTCTGCGGGCGCTCTCGGACAGGGGAAAAACAGGAAACTCGTCCCGACGCGGTGGTCGATTACGGCCGTAGACGACACCGTCGGGAAGTTCCTTCGCGGCGGAATCCGGACGAACCCGAGCGTGAACGCCGTCGAGATTCACCGCGAGGAATTCCTCGGCAACGCCTTCTGGGTGATTCTCGCCCCCGGCGACTGGGAGTACGAACTCGTCGAACTGAAAGCGCCCGGGAGCGTCTGGAACCCCGACCCCGACGCGGGGATGTGGCTCGCGGCCGACCGCGAGGGGTTCGAGGGTCGAACCGGATACGTAGAGGAGACCGCGGGCGCGTACCACGCGTCCCGACTCGGCGTCCTCGAACATCTCAGAGAGCGAGGGCGACAGGGGAAGGCACTCGTCGTCAGGCACGTCTCGGACGACTACTGGGGTCCGGTCGGCGTCTGGCAGGTCCGCGAGTCGATTCGGAACGCCTTCGACGGCGACCACGCGGAGGCGGAGTCGTTCGCCGCCGCCGTGGGGCAGGTCGCGGAGTATCTCCCCGTTTCGCTCGGCGACCTGCGGCGAAAGTCCACGATGGCGTCGGGCCTCCAGATGAATCTGGCCGACTTCTCTTGACTCGCCGGATTCCCCGCTGTCCGACGCCGAACCGCGCCGTGGGACCCACGACAAAAGGTATAATATGGGGCATGGAGACTGTGCCCGTAGCGCCATCTCTCGAACGCGATTACAGACCCATGGATAAGGAAGCCCGAGCACTCGGTGCGTTGGCGAACGCGCGTCGCCTACTGGTTCTGTTATCGCTCAAGGAGAACGAGACGCCGATGTCGCTCGACGCACTGGCGACGGACGTCGCGATGCGGGAGACGGACTTCCCCGACGAGGACCTCTCGGACGACCACATCGATTCGGTTCTCCTCTCGCTTCACCACGTCCACATCCCGAAACTCGTCTCCGAGGACATCGTCGCGTTCCACGAGGACGAAGACCACGTCGCGTTGACAGCGGATATTCACGACATAGAGCGGATTCTGAACGCGGTGTTCGACGACTGAGGCCGACGCCGCCTCGTCCGGCGAACGACGGCGAGGCGTCGATTACTCCGAATCGAGGTTCGCGTACGCCTCTTCCGCGAGCTCGCCGGTTCGCTCGATTATCTCCGCCATCGTCTCGTCGTCGGGTGCAAGGCCCGTCAGTCGCCCGATTCGCATGATACTGACGTGGTACACCGTCTGAACGCCCGGCTTCTCTTGCCAGACGACCACGTTGCAGGGGAACAGCGCGCCCATCCGGCCGTCGCTCGCGTCCAAGACCCTGTCCGCCACCTCGGGGTTGCACGCGCCGAGAACGTAGTACGGCTCTCGGTCCGCGTCCACCTTCTCATTGAGGAGGTCCGAGGGCGAAAACTCCGTCGCCACGCCGAACCCGGCGTCGGTGAACGCCTCGCGGACGTGTTCGACGGCCTCCTCGTGGTCCATCCGGAGCGTCGCTCGCTTCTCGCCGATGTCGTCGGAATCGAGGCTCTCGGGGTCGAACGGTAGTGCCATACTCGACGGTTCGGGCGGTACGGGCGAAAAGCTATGGGAGTGTATCGAGCGCGCACTACTGGTCGAGCGTCGTCGCGACTCTTTCTCTCGCGCGTCGAACGGGCTATCTATAACGGAATCTGCAGCCACCGGAACCACCCGACGACCCGTTCGGGCGGCAACAGGGGGTCGTGCAAGACCAACCAATCGAGGAGACAGAGACCGATTCCGTGCGCGACGACGGAGGGGAGAATCGAGTCGCTCTCGTAGTCCACCGCGCCGAAGAGGACGTCCGTCGGCCCCGAAAGGAGGAGTTCGATGGGGGGTTTTCCGATGTGGTGGAACGCGTAGACGAGGGGGCTGATGAACACGCTCTTGAACCCGAGTTCGTCGCTGACGCCGACGCAGAGCAGTCCCCGGTAGTACGTCTCCGCCGCGATGACGACGAGCAACTGCTTGAG
This region includes:
- the nreA gene encoding DNA repair protein NreA, with the protein product MRLDEYMDLEAEGERAKRRRLAQEKSYDILDHLEQFQHRFEETVQGDSLFGSVSPSIFVGTSNYPNVSTGILSPVGHEEDAAQFETSAGWYDEGVSIDDVFQRRTSLLNSNQTTNSVEVHDAWDGFLGVQREVAIADRPVSVEIGLDGTPDIDFDVTENDIATPTGPRARAQSADLAENPHVPRPVEKTLEDDDWNAEGAMNYLYRRGFDVYEINTILSAGALGQGKNRKLVPTRWSITAVDDTVGKFLRGGIRTNPSVNAVEIHREEFLGNAFWVILAPGDWEYELVELKAPGSVWNPDPDAGMWLAADREGFEGRTGYVEETAGAYHASRLGVLEHLRERGRQGKALVVRHVSDDYWGPVGVWQVRESIRNAFDGDHAEAESFAAAVGQVAEYLPVSLGDLRRKSTMASGLQMNLADFS
- a CDS encoding DUF7344 domain-containing protein; the encoded protein is MDKEARALGALANARRLLVLLSLKENETPMSLDALATDVAMRETDFPDEDLSDDHIDSVLLSLHHVHIPKLVSEDIVAFHEDEDHVALTADIHDIERILNAVFDD
- a CDS encoding DUF302 domain-containing protein, whose translation is MALPFDPESLDSDDIGEKRATLRMDHEEAVEHVREAFTDAGFGVATEFSPSDLLNEKVDADREPYYVLGACNPEVADRVLDASDGRMGALFPCNVVVWQEKPGVQTVYHVSIMRIGRLTGLAPDDETMAEIIERTGELAEEAYANLDSE